The DNA window TCCAGGTATAATTGGACTGAATATGAAGCCCAGGAACTGAAGTATCCCTTGCAATTGTGGAGACAGTTACATGACACCATGTGTCCTCCTTGATCTGCGCATCTGGCCTGAATATGAAGCTGGAGGTTGAATAACTCACCAAGCTGCATGGCACTTTGTTTCCATCAGCTATAAGTGAGAATGCATCTATCACTGAAGAGGTATTCATCGGTTCCGAAAAACCTAAATTAATGTCTGGCAGGAGGGAAACACCCATTTCCTTGTCTCCTGGTGAAACAAAAAGTAATTCTGGTGAGATGGAATCAATGAGAAATCTCGGACTCTGGTAGTATGTTATTTTACCTGTGAGCGTATTCTGGACTGATGCCCTGAAGTATGCGTTATGATGCTGAAGTGAGGGGACATACCAGTAGTATGATGTGACATTGGAAGGAAGGTCATTGAAAAGAACATAGGGGAGCTCTTCTATGAATACACTCAAGCTTGTCACTGTGGCGCTAGGCGTTTCGTTTTCTATTTCCCATACAATCTGGCATGTGGTATTTCCATTTATTCTGTCACTTGAAGGTGAAACAATTCTTATGGTGGGAATCTTTGGATTTGGAGCGAGATTAAGAGTCGGGTCACCCAGAAGAACATGCTCAACAAGAACAGCATACACAGAAGGATTGGGTGGAAAGTATGTATCATTAGATGGAAAATTTCTGTAGTAGAAGAGGTCAGAGAGATTTGCAATAGCTTCTCTAAAGCAATCGCCGAGCAAGCCAGTTTCGTTTGCGCACTGCTCATAAAAACGACTGTCCACGAGGTTTGCATCTGACAATACCCAGGTTACCCTGGTTGAACCAATTGTTGCTATTGCACCCCCGTTTTCCCATAACAAAAACCGCTCTGCGATGCAATCCTCTCCAGAGTAGTTAACTCCACAGTCAAAACCCGCAGAATCGCAAGAAAAGAAGGTAATTACAGGCAATTTCTCTTTATTGGTCAGATTTGCAATATCTTCAGAGTTGTAAACAGGTAGAATCCCGCCCTCCTGTGTGCCAAGATAACTGTAATTTCCATGACATGCAAATGCTACAAATTTGCTCCCATTGTTTATGGCGGCAGTAACATTTTCTGGATTAAGAAAATATGGAGAATCTGATGTGCCACTCCCCTCATAAACTGTGATTTTTCGGTAACCATTCATGAAGCTTCTGTAGATGTAATCACAATGTTCTTCACCCTCATAACCGTTTCCTGAAAAAGTGTTTCCACCAATGAGAGTGATGTTGTTGAACCATGGTTCTAGCGTGTGGTTTACTGCTTCGTAATTTATGATCTTGTTTACAATCAAAGCCATTTCCGTAACATTGCCGGCAGGCAATCTACCAAGTGCTACATCAGGAACACCGTCAATTTGATCGCTATCTGACCAGAATTGGGTCCAGGAGGTGGCATTAGCAAATTCTCCAAACACATTGTTTCCATTTGCATCCCAGGAGCAGAAAGAACCGTTCTGGGTGTACAGGTCTGCATAATACAGGTCACAGGGAGTGTAGTTGTTTTCATTGGGATAGACAGGAGACCAGACCTCTGGCAAATAACAGTATCTGGGTGGAAGCACATCTGCATCTCCGCCTAAAATTACATACTTTATTCCCAGGTTTTCCTTCCCATACTTTATGAAGAGCTTCATGTCTTCCTGGAGGTCTCTGCCTTCTGGATAATCTGGGATGTCCTCTAAATTAACTAGAATTGTGTTTATGCCGAGAGAGTTTTTATGGACCACAAGTCCTGCAAGTGTTGAATTGAACATAGAAGGAGCGATAATGAGCAGGTCATACTGTGGTGCCAGTGCATTCTGGGAGTGTTCGTTGTAATCCGTGTCTGAAACCCCTATGTAGGTGGTTAATTGTGCATTTGTGTCCAGCCTATTCAAGGGTGCATTGAGTGTCATCACAGGCATTATGAACAACAGGGTAATTACCGTGGCAAAAATCTGGTATCTACTCATCTTTTTTCCCTCCCTTTGCCCTTTGCGTAATCCAGACAGCATAACCAACAGAGCTAATCAACACGCACACAGAAATAACCAGGAACCAGAACGCGAACTGCGATTCTCCAGGTGAAGGAATAATCTGAGATTCTGGTTCCTCCGGTATCTGGGCAGAGATTGTTTCCACTTCTAAACACTCAACTCCATTTGTATCAGCGACGGTAACTGCAAAATAGTATGTTTTGCCTTTCTGCAAACCCTTCAAATCGCAGGAAGTGGCATTTCTCTCAGAAATTACAGTAAATGGAGCCATACCAGAAACATTGGTGAACTGACTCTGAGAAATGTATATTCTGTATTCAAGAAAATTTGGAATTGAACTCAAAAGCCAGGAAATTGAGACAGAATCTGCCTTCACCTCGTTGATTTTGAATCCCTTGATTTTTTCTACATGACTTTGTGTTATCTGAATGTTTATTTCGCACTGGTCAGTCAGACCGCCACCATCACGTGCTAGAACGCGTAGTGTGTGCATACCTTCAGAGAGAGCGGAAGTATTGAATTCACTTCCATAACCTATTATTCCATCTATGCTTGAAAACCACACTATGGAAACATTACCAAGATGACCATCTTCCACATCAGTGGCGGTTGCCTCAAACCTTATTGTTTCACCCAATGCGAAACGCTGCCCCTCTTGTGGGCTGATGAGTGAGACGGCAGGTGCATGGTTTGGCACAATGTCCAATCTTTTTATGATTGAGGCAGAGAGACCCGCAGCATCTACAACAGTGAAGTTGACATAATAGGTGCCGGGAGCAAGCTGGTATTTTGTTTTTCCCTCATAAAAACCAGAGGTGGTGTTGAATTCCAGAGTAAACTTGTAGGTGTCTAACTCAACCGTAATTCCGTTATCAGGAATACGCACATTATCAGTTGCATTTACCCTAAATTGAATTTCATGGCCAGAATATGTTGTTTCCGGATTTATTTCTGCATCGGTAATCACAGGTGGTTGCGTATCGTTCAACACATAAATTGTAATTGTCTGGCTTGCTTTATTTCCATCAGTATCATTGACAGTTAGAGTAATTGTATGAGTGCCTCCACTGAAATTCGAAATTGTGAGCACATTTCCTGCACCCAAAAAGCCCTCTTCTTTTGATGTCCAGTTGAAAAATTGAGAGTTGATGTTCTCATCTTCTGCATCAGTTGCATAACCTCTGAGTTCAATTTGAGTGCCTGCTGGAAAACATGCTTTATCTATCGGTGTGGTGATTTTAACGATTGGTGGTTTTTTGGAAACTGAGAACTGCTGTGAATTTGAATTGCCTGCGTTAAAGCCATCTGTGGCTATCACCCTGAAAACACAGTTATCTCCACCAGCATAATCAGAATGATTGAAAATGTAGCTTGTTTCTTCAAGTTCCTCTGCAACTGGCTCCCAGTTATTTCCGCCATTGCTTGAGTAAAGCAGTGAATACTTTATCTTGTCGCCGTCTGCATCGCTGGCACTCCATTTGATTTCAAATGAACCGTTGGTGAGTTGACGAACCGAATTGATGTTGACCACCGGGCTATTGGCACTTGGAACAATCTCTTTCAGGGTTATGTTTCTGTATCTGAATACGAGTTTCTCAGAGCCCTTTGGGAATGGAAGCACAACCAGAAAAGAATACCATTTTTTGCCCTGAAAATAGGCCTTGAAGCTTGTATTTGCAAGAACAGTTCCGTTGGAAGCACAGGCCTCAACAATGTAGTCGCCTGGGTCCTCTGGATTGCTGACCTCATCAGGATTTCCAGTTGTTTTGTAGAATGGGTCAAGATACAGTGTTCCATTCTTGTGGACTGCACCACTCAGGATTAGCATCTCTGTTTGAGCAAAGAGCTTAGGTTCTGCCTTTTCGTTGGTAGTAAGAAGGGCATTAAAGAGCTTCTTGTAGCAATCAAGGTCAACCCAGTTATTATAACGAACATTTGAATTAGCAGCACCCATAAAGCAGTATGTTTCCGGGCCTGGTGTGTAGGTCCCTGCAGGAAATACATATTCAAGTTTATTTTTTGAAGCTGAGAATATTGTGGTGTTTCCCAGTTTGTTGCCAAGCGGTGGGTTTACATCATACTCTTCTCCACTGAAAAATATATAACTGTTTAAACAGAGACCATAATAATGTGCAGTTTCATGGGGGAGAGCAGAAGGTACAGCATCATTCACAAGTGGTGCACATCTCCTTCCTGCGAAACTTGCACCTGATATGCTACCGAGATACTCTTTTGAAAGCACTGCAACATAAAAGTCATAGTTGGGGTCATTCTGTAAATTGTAGATTATCAACTTTTTCATATACTGGGTTGCTATGTAATTTGTGTCGAAAATATCTGCATCAAATGGGACAGGTATCGTCCACCAACTCTCTGCAGGGATAAGCTTGGTGCGATAATTGCTGGGAGTAATTGGATATGTATCTTTAAGTAAGCTGACGGCTTCATCCATGAATGGATAGATGTCTACAGGGTACGGAGTAAGTGGGAAGTAAACTGGTTTGAAAAGGGCCCTTATCATTCTTGTGGGTTTGGTTTCCACTGTAATCTCCATTTCGTTGTTCTTCTCCTCCAGTTCCGGAATCTTCTTATTTGGGTCGACCACGGCCTTTATCTTGTGGGTGCCTGCAGCAAGTCCATCCAACAAGAAATTAAACGTGTCCTTGCATAGCCAGAGTTCGACATTCTTGTAATCCTTTCTGCTCGCTTTTATACTGTTTTTTACAATACCTGCTGACACTCCATCTACGAAAAGTTCAACTTCTACTTCTGGTAGGGCACTTCCAGCTGAATCCAATTGCACCCTGACCGCAGTGGGTTTGTCTGCAACCAGAGGGGCATTTTCAATCACCTGAAGGACCTGGATATTTGTTATGGTAAGATCTGGGTAATTCCACCAGGGTGAGACAATCACATTCCCAGTTACATTGTCTCCAGTGCCGTTCGGGTTCAGGACAAAATGTCTAGGTCCTGTGTTGTTTCCCCACCAATTATCTGTGGCATTTATTACTGCACCGCTCAGTGGTCCAGTCAAACCTGCGACTTTGTTGGAATAAATTAGATTTTTCTTTATGCGCGGGGTAACTGTGGATTCATTACAGTTTATGCCAATGGTATTGTTGCAGATGATGTTGTTCTCAATCACAGGAGCTGCATCTGGCAGACACATAATTCCGTAAGTGCAATTTTCAATTCTGCAGTTAGAGATAACTGGAGAGTTTTTGTAGGCCTCTATGCAATGAATTCCACTAAAATTACAGTAATCAAGCACACATTTACTCGGGGATATTGACGGGTCATCAACGAATCTGTGGCTTATTAGGATTGTACCCTTTCTGGTTTCGCTGCAGTTTATAGCCCCGTAAAAATTGATTGGTGATTTTTCTGTTCCAACAGCGCGTAATGTTCCGTTTTTCCCATCTATAGATTCATATACAAAAATCCCAAAGACCTTTGGGGACTGTTTTTTTGACTCAAAATAAATGTCAACACCTGGCTCTATTACGAGATTGCCAAAAATATACAGTCCAGCATCATCGTATTCATCTGTGATAACATAGGGGCTCAATGCCTTGGTCCATACATCGTTGCATCTCATATAAAATCCGCCAACTCTTCCAATCAGTACGCTTATTGGATTGCTAACCACAGTTGCTGTCCCGTTTGTTTTTGAAATTTGGTAGGTATAGTTGTTTCCTTTAGAGACAGCGGAATCCTGATACTCTCGTATGTATGTTGAAGAAGTAAAGGTTAGAATGGTAACATTGTTTTTTGTGAGAGTATAG is part of the Thermoplasmata archaeon genome and encodes:
- a CDS encoding C25 family cysteine peptidase, with amino-acid sequence MSRYQIFATVITLLFIMPVMTLNAPLNRLDTNAQLTTYIGVSDTDYNEHSQNALAPQYDLLIIAPSMFNSTLAGLVVHKNSLGINTILVNLEDIPDYPEGRDLQEDMKLFIKYGKENLGIKYVILGGDADVLPPRYCYLPEVWSPVYPNENNYTPCDLYYADLYTQNGSFCSWDANGNNVFGEFANATSWTQFWSDSDQIDGVPDVALGRLPAGNVTEMALIVNKIINYEAVNHTLEPWFNNITLIGGNTFSGNGYEGEEHCDYIYRSFMNGYRKITVYEGSGTSDSPYFLNPENVTAAINNGSKFVAFACHGNYSYLGTQEGGILPVYNSEDIANLTNKEKLPVITFFSCDSAGFDCGVNYSGEDCIAERFLLWENGGAIATIGSTRVTWVLSDANLVDSRFYEQCANETGLLGDCFREAIANLSDLFYYRNFPSNDTYFPPNPSVYAVLVEHVLLGDPTLNLAPNPKIPTIRIVSPSSDRINGNTTCQIVWEIENETPSATVTSLSVFIEELPYVLFNDLPSNVTSYYWYVPSLQHHNAYFRASVQNTLTGKITYYQSPRFLIDSISPELLFVSPGDKEMGVSLLPDINLGFSEPMNTSSVIDAFSLIADGNKVPCSLVSYSTSSFIFRPDAQIKEDTWCHVTVSTIARDTSVPGLHIQSNYTWKFRTLVNTTNPVYVLSCSPTGSSVPLNSNITIHFSQRMNTSSIPDSIEVSPSIPYNVFWDENGTLLTLDALANFAPLTNYTVSVKAWTLKSQDGNYLTTDFSWNFTTSSSVDITPPCIRHIPVTHSKYGDDIKITAYITDESGILTAKLYYKSQTQTNWSVILMSLDANGNYSAVIPGDAVPEEGIMYFIEAIDSLSNMAHAPSQAPQNSCMVYVYKTTSQPPSPNPVADEKLPYFYILLLLISIISGALIVGFAWKRTKKPQQPKKDEKKKEMGSEKIQEEPETEESKLEE
- a CDS encoding fibronectin type III domain-containing protein gives rise to the protein MSKKGIREIVACFVCICFLANIPAAGLQSTLNLENEHKNANTASIADAGGIELYLYYAGSNIVDLGWQDGFYMAGNCTYTLTKNNVTILTFTSSTYIREYQDSAVSKGNNYTYQISKTNGTATVVSNPISVLIGRVGGFYMRCNDVWTKALSPYVITDEYDDAGLYIFGNLVIEPGVDIYFESKKQSPKVFGIFVYESIDGKNGTLRAVGTEKSPINFYGAINCSETRKGTILISHRFVDDPSISPSKCVLDYCNFSGIHCIEAYKNSPVISNCRIENCTYGIMCLPDAAPVIENNIICNNTIGINCNESTVTPRIKKNLIYSNKVAGLTGPLSGAVINATDNWWGNNTGPRHFVLNPNGTGDNVTGNVIVSPWWNYPDLTITNIQVLQVIENAPLVADKPTAVRVQLDSAGSALPEVEVELFVDGVSAGIVKNSIKASRKDYKNVELWLCKDTFNFLLDGLAAGTHKIKAVVDPNKKIPELEEKNNEMEITVETKPTRMIRALFKPVYFPLTPYPVDIYPFMDEAVSLLKDTYPITPSNYRTKLIPAESWWTIPVPFDADIFDTNYIATQYMKKLIIYNLQNDPNYDFYVAVLSKEYLGSISGASFAGRRCAPLVNDAVPSALPHETAHYYGLCLNSYIFFSGEEYDVNPPLGNKLGNTTIFSASKNKLEYVFPAGTYTPGPETYCFMGAANSNVRYNNWVDLDCYKKLFNALLTTNEKAEPKLFAQTEMLILSGAVHKNGTLYLDPFYKTTGNPDEVSNPEDPGDYIVEACASNGTVLANTSFKAYFQGKKWYSFLVVLPFPKGSEKLVFRYRNITLKEIVPSANSPVVNINSVRQLTNGSFEIKWSASDADGDKIKYSLLYSSNGGNNWEPVAEELEETSYIFNHSDYAGGDNCVFRVIATDGFNAGNSNSQQFSVSKKPPIVKITTPIDKACFPAGTQIELRGYATDAEDENINSQFFNWTSKEEGFLGAGNVLTISNFSGGTHTITLTVNDTDGNKASQTITIYVLNDTQPPVITDAEINPETTYSGHEIQFRVNATDNVRIPDNGITVELDTYKFTLEFNTTSGFYEGKTKYQLAPGTYYVNFTVVDAAGLSASIIKRLDIVPNHAPAVSLISPQEGQRFALGETIRFEATATDVEDGHLGNVSIVWFSSIDGIIGYGSEFNTSALSEGMHTLRVLARDGGGLTDQCEINIQITQSHVEKIKGFKINEVKADSVSISWLLSSIPNFLEYRIYISQSQFTNVSGMAPFTVISERNATSCDLKGLQKGKTYYFAVTVADTNGVECLEVETISAQIPEEPESQIIPSPGESQFAFWFLVISVCVLISSVGYAVWITQRAKGGKKDE